From the genome of Vulpes lagopus strain Blue_001 chromosome 2, ASM1834538v1, whole genome shotgun sequence, one region includes:
- the USF2 gene encoding upstream stimulatory factor 2 isoform X2 has protein sequence MDMLDPGLDPAASATAAAAASHDKGPEAEEGVELQEGGDGPGAEEQTAVAIASVQQAAFGDHNIQYQFRTENNGGQAVIQNPFSNGGSPAAEAVSGEARFAYFPASSVGDTTAVSVQTTDQSLQAGGQFYVMMTPQDVLQTGTQRTIAPRTHPYSPKIDGTRTPRDERRRAQHNEVERRRRDKINNWIVQLSKIIPDCNADNSKTGASKGGILSKACDYIRELRQTNQRMQETFKEAERLQMDNELLRQQIEELKNENAVLRAQLQQHNLEMVGESARQ, from the exons atggACATGCTGGACCCGGGTCTGGATCCCGCTGCCTCGGCcaccgctgccgccgccgccag CCACGACAAGGGACCCGAGGCGGAGGAGGGCGTCGAGCTGCAGGAAG gcGGGGACGGGCCTGGGGCGGAGGAGCAGACGGCGGTGGCCATCGCCAGCGTCCAGCAGGCGGCGTTTGGCGACCACAACATCCAGTACCAGTTCCGCACAGAGAATAATGGAGGACAG GCCGTAATCCAAAATCCCTTCAGCAATGGCGGCAGCCCTGCAGCTGAGGCTGTCAGTGGGGAGGCACGGTTTGCCTATTTCCCAGCATCCAGTGTGGGAGATACCACAGCTGTGTCCGTACAGACCACAGACCAGAGCTTGCAGGCCGGAG GCCAGTTCTATGTCATGATGACGCCACAGGACGTGCTTCAGACAGGAACGCAGAGGACAATTGCACCCCGGACGCACCCCTACTCCCC gaAAATTGACGGAACCAGAACACCACGGGATGAAAGAAGGAGGGCCCAGCACAATGAAG TGGAGCGGAGGCGGAGGGACAAGATCAACAACTGGATCGTCCAACTTTCAAAAATCATTCCAGATTGTAACGCAGACAACAGCAAGACGGGAGCG agTAAAGGAGGGATCCTGTCAAAGGCCTGCGACTACATCCGGGAGCTGCGCCAGACCAACCAGCGCATGCAGGAGACCTTCAAGGAGGCCGAGCGGCTGCAGATGGACAATGAGCTCCTGCGGCAACAg ATCGAGGAGCTGAAGAACGAGAACGCCGTGCTCCGCGCCCAGCTGCAGCAGCACAACCTGGAGATGGTGGGCGAGAGTGCGCGGCAGTGA
- the USF2 gene encoding upstream stimulatory factor 2 isoform X1 produces the protein MDMLDPGLDPAASATAAAAASHDKGPEAEEGVELQEGGDGPGAEEQTAVAIASVQQAAFGDHNIQYQFRTENNGGQVTYRVVQVTDGQLDGQGDAAGAVSVVSTAAFAGGQQAVTQVGVDGAAQRPGPTAASVPPGPAAPFPLAVIQNPFSNGGSPAAEAVSGEARFAYFPASSVGDTTAVSVQTTDQSLQAGGQFYVMMTPQDVLQTGTQRTIAPRTHPYSPKIDGTRTPRDERRRAQHNEVERRRRDKINNWIVQLSKIIPDCNADNSKTGASKGGILSKACDYIRELRQTNQRMQETFKEAERLQMDNELLRQQIEELKNENAVLRAQLQQHNLEMVGESARQ, from the exons atggACATGCTGGACCCGGGTCTGGATCCCGCTGCCTCGGCcaccgctgccgccgccgccag CCACGACAAGGGACCCGAGGCGGAGGAGGGCGTCGAGCTGCAGGAAG gcGGGGACGGGCCTGGGGCGGAGGAGCAGACGGCGGTGGCCATCGCCAGCGTCCAGCAGGCGGCGTTTGGCGACCACAACATCCAGTACCAGTTCCGCACAGAGAATAATGGAGGACAG GTGACGTACCGCGTCGTCCAGGTGACTGATGGTCAGCTGGATGGCCAAGGCGACGCGGCGGGCGCCGTCAGCGTCGTGTCCACGGCCGCCTTCGCGGGGGGGCAGCAGGCTGTGACCCAGGTGGGTGTGGATGGGGCGGCCCAGCGCCCCGGCCCCACTGCCGCCTCTGTGCCCCCAGGGCCCGCAGCGCCCTTCCCGCTG GCCGTAATCCAAAATCCCTTCAGCAATGGCGGCAGCCCTGCAGCTGAGGCTGTCAGTGGGGAGGCACGGTTTGCCTATTTCCCAGCATCCAGTGTGGGAGATACCACAGCTGTGTCCGTACAGACCACAGACCAGAGCTTGCAGGCCGGAG GCCAGTTCTATGTCATGATGACGCCACAGGACGTGCTTCAGACAGGAACGCAGAGGACAATTGCACCCCGGACGCACCCCTACTCCCC gaAAATTGACGGAACCAGAACACCACGGGATGAAAGAAGGAGGGCCCAGCACAATGAAG TGGAGCGGAGGCGGAGGGACAAGATCAACAACTGGATCGTCCAACTTTCAAAAATCATTCCAGATTGTAACGCAGACAACAGCAAGACGGGAGCG agTAAAGGAGGGATCCTGTCAAAGGCCTGCGACTACATCCGGGAGCTGCGCCAGACCAACCAGCGCATGCAGGAGACCTTCAAGGAGGCCGAGCGGCTGCAGATGGACAATGAGCTCCTGCGGCAACAg ATCGAGGAGCTGAAGAACGAGAACGCCGTGCTCCGCGCCCAGCTGCAGCAGCACAACCTGGAGATGGTGGGCGAGAGTGCGCGGCAGTGA